GAACGAGGCGTCGAGGCCGACGTGGTGCTCGGGATTCCGCGGGGCGGACTCCCGGTCGCGCGGCCGGTCGCCGACGCGCTCGACGCGCCGCTGGACGTGGTGGTCGCGTCGAAGATCGGCGCGCCGCACAACCCCGAACTCGCCGTCGGCGCGGTGGCGAGCGACGGGAGTCTCTGGCGCAACGACGCCCTCGTCGACCGACTCGGGGTGGACGAGGCGTACATCTCGCGCGAGCGCGAGCGCGAGAGCGAGGCGGCCCGCGAGAAACTCGAACGCTACCGCGGCGAGCGCGAACCGCCCGACCTGGACGGAAAGCGGGTCGTGGTCGTCGACGACGGTCTGGCCACCGGCGCGACGACCGTCGCGGCGCTCCGGCAGGTTCGGGCCGCCGGGGCCGACCACGTCCTGCTGGCGGTACCGGTCGGGTCGCCCGACTCGGTCGAACGCGTGCGTGCCGAGGCCGACGAGGTAATCTGCGCGGAGACGCCACCGAACTTCTCCGCGGTCGGGCAGTTCTACGACCGGTTCGACCAGGTATCCGACGAGGAAGCGATGGCGTACCTCGACCGGTAATCGGAGGGCGTCCAAAAATCTCCAGATCGCTGGGCGGCCGCCCCGGGATTCGAGAACGCTCCGCTCGGCACACCGATATTTCCAGTTTTGCACAACACCGGACGTAGACACCTCGATACAGGGGCCGTCCTGGGACACACACTCGATGCTCGAAACAGCCGAAATGAGCCTGGAAGGCGCCTATTTGGCAGTCCTGAAGTGCCCGAATTCGGGCGAGAGGGAGTGCGCATCCGCCACACAGCAACGAAACCTTTAAGTACCTATCGGCCTTACTGTTGGTTAGGAAGCGAGGCTTCCGGGATTCTTTAGGTTTTCTCCCCTCCCGCGAGTCTCGACCCACCCACCCATCAACCATGACAAGCACACGAATCCAGAGCTACAGCGAGCAGGAGAACGTAACCGAACGAGAACGGACCGACGAAACCGAACGAACCGAAGCCGACGAGCGCGAGGATATCTGCCCCGAGTGCGGCGGACGCCTCACCAACGACGAGGAGCACGGCGAAACCGTCTGTGCGGAGTGTGGCCTCGTCGTCGAGGAAGGTTCGGTCGACCGTGGCCCCGAGTGGCGCGCGTTCGACTCCGCGGAGAAGGACAGTAAATCCCGTGTCGGCGCACCCACGACGAAGATGATGCACGACAAGGGGCTGTCGACCAACATCGGCTGGCAGAACAAGGACGCCTACGGCAAGTCGCTCGGCAGCCGCCAGCGCGAGAAGATGCAGCGCCTCCGCACGTGGAACGAGCGCTTCCGCACCCG
This genomic window from Halorussus vallis contains:
- a CDS encoding phosphoribosyltransferase, giving the protein MFRDRTDAGRRLAELLVERGVEADVVLGIPRGGLPVARPVADALDAPLDVVVASKIGAPHNPELAVGAVASDGSLWRNDALVDRLGVDEAYISRERERESEAAREKLERYRGEREPPDLDGKRVVVVDDGLATGATTVAALRQVRAAGADHVLLAVPVGSPDSVERVRAEADEVICAETPPNFSAVGQFYDRFDQVSDEEAMAYLDR